In Archangium violaceum, the following are encoded in one genomic region:
- a CDS encoding HAD family hydrolase, protein MNSQPLVPVFDIGGVLLDWNPRYLYRKLFPDEAAMEHFLTTVCTSEWNQQQDGGRTWAEAISELSGRFPEHAELIRCYDTRWEEMIPRVFDGTVDLLKALQSRGPVYAITNFSAEKFAYARTRWPFLASFDGCVVSGECRMLKPDPAIYRRLCHQYGLEPERCLFIDDVQKNVDGARAVGMQAVRFESPEQLRAELLARGMLA, encoded by the coding sequence CGACATCGGCGGCGTGCTCCTCGACTGGAACCCGCGCTACCTCTATCGCAAGCTCTTCCCCGATGAGGCGGCGATGGAGCACTTCCTCACCACCGTCTGCACGTCGGAGTGGAACCAGCAGCAGGATGGTGGCCGCACCTGGGCCGAGGCCATCTCCGAGCTGTCCGGGCGGTTCCCGGAGCATGCCGAGCTCATCCGCTGCTACGACACGCGCTGGGAGGAGATGATCCCCCGTGTCTTCGATGGCACGGTCGATCTCCTGAAGGCCCTTCAATCCCGGGGTCCGGTCTACGCGATCACCAACTTCTCGGCGGAGAAGTTCGCGTATGCCAGGACGCGCTGGCCGTTCCTCGCGAGCTTCGACGGCTGTGTCGTCTCGGGGGAATGCCGGATGCTCAAGCCGGATCCAGCCATCTACCGGCGCCTCTGCCATCAGTACGGCCTCGAGCCCGAGCGCTGTCTGTTCATCGACGACGTCCAGAAGAACGTCGACGGAGCGCGGGCGGTGGGCATGCAGGCGGTGCGCTTCGAGAGCCCCGAGCAACTGCGCGCCGAGCTGCTCGCCCGCGGAATGCTGGCGTAG
- a CDS encoding RNA polymerase sigma factor — translation MQMLRTHSTCNRPMMVPTEEPRIRAAIAGRRDAAESLLAELLPRVRNLVRYSVHVDSEVDDITQEALVAILRGLPTYRGEGAFVSWADRVVVRVTFAASRRARAERSQVDVDDEAVESATMASEDEAPDDCLLREHMTKLLERLSDEQRRALLLHHVMGMSVPEMAEELEVPFETVRSRLRLGRAHLRELLFREVGQDAVML, via the coding sequence ATGCAAATGCTCAGAACCCACAGCACGTGTAATCGCCCGATGATGGTGCCCACCGAGGAGCCGCGCATCCGTGCGGCGATCGCGGGACGGCGTGATGCGGCCGAGTCCCTGCTGGCGGAACTGCTTCCGCGGGTACGCAACCTCGTCCGGTACTCGGTCCACGTCGACTCCGAGGTAGATGACATCACCCAGGAGGCGCTGGTCGCCATCCTGCGCGGGCTGCCCACCTACCGCGGAGAAGGCGCGTTCGTGTCCTGGGCGGACCGAGTGGTGGTCCGCGTCACCTTCGCCGCCTCGAGACGGGCGCGCGCCGAGCGCAGCCAGGTGGACGTGGACGACGAGGCCGTGGAGTCGGCCACGATGGCCTCGGAGGACGAGGCTCCGGATGACTGCCTGCTGCGCGAGCACATGACGAAGCTGCTGGAGCGGCTCTCCGACGAGCAGCGGCGCGCCCTGCTCCTCCACCACGTGATGGGGATGAGCGTCCCGGAGATGGCCGAGGAGCTGGAGGTCCCCTTCGAGACGGTCCGCAGCCGGCTGCGCCTGGGCCGGGCCCACCTGCGCGAGCTCCTCTTCCGCGAGGTCGGACAAGACGCAGTGATGCTGTGA
- a CDS encoding glycosyl hydrolase family 18 protein — MSRTRKFLITGLLGTLAACGGQEPQEPVGSQGLELAANAAGLTATFSSSSSWEGGFNGVITIKNTTSSQISDWAVSFKFNGNAAISGTPWGAGGSATRASDGTWTVLPNTWGGNIVPANGTITVTYGGTGTYSGVSTCTINGYSCGGSLPPPVDATPPAVSLSASPTNLTSAGSVSLSAPATDNVGVTKVEFFRNGVLLSTDTSSPFTASDAFSSSGQNGTYGYTAKAYDAAGNTATSSAASVTVNIGGTPPPPPTGRMYIGYASSWNTSINDLTPAIIPSYYTHVNLAFVRPDMAYVKGSYEFDQAVAGFEFFEGATTNTGQKKFTREQALTLINNIKALRQRGTQVWISVGGWSYSQGSQWANFNAAHVVDLAQDLGADGVDIDWESSGSSCNKLTADQFSCSKDGEISNIITSLHNTIQSRGLSLGISIAGWSTGAYYVKGTPFEEGKVQWGSPFGGTMYTVVKNHGNKLHHINLMSYDGGDYYDPREGYESYRAIYSGPIAMGLEIAPEGAGGATLKLNAEPGTVYDAEMLTGQNNMATKYYNVETLATYMKNKGKPTDGMMVWQIWKERVHASPPAGAAGVNSAGQLVCQLLSITSNCNQSLPNLPKY; from the coding sequence ATGAGCAGGACGCGGAAGTTCCTCATCACCGGTCTGTTGGGCACGCTCGCGGCATGTGGTGGGCAGGAGCCCCAGGAGCCGGTGGGCTCCCAGGGTCTCGAGCTCGCGGCCAACGCCGCGGGACTGACCGCTACCTTCAGCAGCAGCTCGAGCTGGGAGGGTGGCTTCAATGGTGTGATCACCATCAAGAACACCACGAGCAGCCAGATCTCCGACTGGGCGGTGTCCTTCAAGTTCAACGGCAACGCCGCGATCAGCGGTACTCCCTGGGGCGCCGGCGGTTCCGCCACCCGGGCGAGCGACGGGACGTGGACCGTCCTGCCGAACACCTGGGGCGGCAACATCGTGCCCGCCAACGGCACCATCACCGTCACCTACGGAGGCACGGGCACCTACAGCGGGGTGAGCACCTGCACCATCAACGGGTACTCCTGTGGCGGGAGCCTGCCGCCTCCCGTGGATGCCACGCCTCCGGCGGTGAGCCTCTCGGCCAGCCCGACCAACCTCACGAGCGCGGGCAGCGTGAGCCTCTCCGCGCCGGCCACCGACAACGTGGGCGTGACGAAGGTCGAGTTCTTCAGGAACGGGGTGCTGCTGAGCACGGACACCTCCAGCCCCTTCACCGCGTCCGACGCCTTCAGCTCCAGCGGCCAGAACGGCACCTACGGCTACACGGCCAAGGCCTATGACGCCGCGGGGAACACCGCCACCTCCAGCGCGGCGAGCGTCACCGTCAACATCGGCGGCACTCCTCCGCCTCCCCCGACCGGGAGGATGTACATCGGCTACGCCAGCAGCTGGAACACGAGCATCAACGACCTCACGCCCGCCATCATCCCCAGCTACTACACGCACGTGAACCTCGCCTTCGTGCGGCCGGACATGGCGTACGTGAAGGGCTCGTACGAGTTCGATCAGGCCGTGGCGGGCTTCGAGTTCTTCGAGGGGGCCACGACGAACACCGGGCAGAAGAAGTTCACCCGGGAGCAGGCGCTGACGCTCATCAACAACATCAAGGCGCTGCGCCAGCGCGGCACCCAGGTGTGGATCTCCGTCGGCGGTTGGAGCTACAGCCAGGGCAGCCAGTGGGCGAACTTCAACGCGGCGCACGTCGTCGACCTGGCGCAGGACCTGGGTGCCGACGGCGTCGACATCGACTGGGAGTCCAGCGGCAGCAGCTGCAACAAGCTCACGGCGGACCAGTTCAGCTGCAGCAAGGATGGGGAGATCTCCAACATCATCACCAGCCTCCACAACACCATCCAGAGCCGGGGCCTGTCGCTGGGCATCTCGATCGCCGGCTGGTCCACGGGCGCCTACTACGTGAAGGGCACGCCGTTCGAGGAGGGCAAGGTGCAGTGGGGCTCGCCCTTCGGTGGAACGATGTACACGGTGGTGAAGAACCACGGCAACAAGCTGCACCACATCAACCTCATGTCCTACGACGGCGGCGACTACTACGACCCGCGCGAGGGCTATGAGTCCTACCGGGCCATCTACAGCGGGCCCATCGCCATGGGTCTGGAGATCGCTCCGGAGGGCGCCGGTGGCGCGACGCTGAAGCTCAACGCGGAGCCCGGCACGGTGTACGACGCCGAGATGCTCACCGGGCAGAACAACATGGCGACGAAGTATTACAACGTCGAGACGCTCGCCACGTACATGAAGAACAAGGGCAAGCCGACGGACGGCATGATGGTGTGGCAGATCTGGAAGGAGCGCGTCCACGCGTCGCCCCCGGCCGGAGCGGCGGGGGTGAACTCCGCTGGCCAGCTGGTGTGCCAGCTCCTGAGCATCACCAGCAATTGCAACCAGAGCCTGCCCAACCTCCCGAAGTACTAG